Within Sorghum bicolor cultivar BTx623 chromosome 2, Sorghum_bicolor_NCBIv3, whole genome shotgun sequence, the genomic segment GTGCTGGCCTGGGTGTTCCTGTGGTGGATCACGGACGCCGTGCCGCTCGGCGTCGCGTCCATGGTGCCGCTCTTCCTCTTCCCGGCGTTCGGCATCTCCTCCGCCGACGCCGTCGCCAAGGCCTACATGGACGACGTCATCTCCCTCGTCCTCGGAAGCTTCATCCTCGCGCTCGCCATCGAGCACTACGGCATCCACCGCCGCCTTGCCCTCAACGTACGTGCTCGCGCGCCACTGAAGTTTCGAACGCggccaaaaaaaacaaaacaaaacaaaacaaaacaaaaaagacTAACGTGATCGTTCCGACGCGCAGATCACGTCTCTGTTCTGCGGTGACCCGGTGAAGCCGCACCTGCTGCTCCTCGGCATCTGCGGCACCACCGTGTTCATCAGCATGTGGATCCACAACACGCCGTGCACCGTGATGATGATCCAGGTGACGACGGGGATCCTGCAGCGGTTCCCGCGCGACCAgctggacggcggcggcggcgccgacgcACGGGAGCTCCAGTGGTTCTCCAAGGCGCTGGTGCTCGGCATCATGTACGCGTCGACCATCGGCGGGATGGCCACGCTGACGGGCACGGGCGCCAACATCATCCTGGTGGGGATGTGGTCCACCTACTTCCCGGAGCAGCGGCCCATCACCTTCAGCTCCTGGATGTCCTTCGGGCTCCCCATGACGCTCGTCCTGTTCGTGGCGCTCTGGGTCACGCTCTGCCTCAAGTACTGCACCAACAACACGGGGAGGGTGCTCTCGGCTTACCTCGACAGGAATCACCTCAGAAGAGAGCTCAGCTTGATGGGTAGGTTTTCCCCCCCTTCTGACGGTCTCTAGAATATTCTGAAAATGGACTTCACAATGGCTTGAATTGCTTCTCTTGACAGTTATTTCTGTTTTCTGATGGGGTCTCTGTCTTGAACTGTGACAGGTCCGATGGCATTTGCAGAGAAGATGGTTTTGGCCGTCTTTGGGGtaagttgcatgcatgcatttgtGGCTTCTGTGCCAATTCAGGTTTTGGATAGCATGAGTCTCACTCAAATCATCAATGGACAATTCTTGCAGGCTCTCATTGTCCTATGGATGACCAGGAGCCTGACGGATGACATCCCTGGATGGGCAGTCCTCTTCGACGGCAGAGTTGGGGATGGAACAGTGACTGTAAGTGCACAAAATCCGCACCCCTCTTGATCATTCTTCAGTGACGATGACGATTTGCCGCGTGGGCTCACCTGACAGCAACTTGCAACAATTCTACCTAGATCATGATGGCAACGCTGCTGTTCATCATCCCAAGCGGCAAGAACGACGGCGAGAAGCTCATGGACTGGGGCAAGTGCCGGAAGCTGCAGTGGCACATCATCCTGCTCCTCGGCGCGGGCTTCGCCATCGCCGACGGGTTCAAGTCGAGCGGCTTGACCGACATCCTCTCCTCGGGGCTGGGTTTCCTGAAGGGCGCGCCGGCGCTGGCCATCGCGCCCGTGGCCTGCATCTTCAGCGGCCTGATCACGGAGTTCACCTCCGACGACGCCACCACCACGCTGGTGCTGCCGCTGCTCGCCGAGCTGGGCAAGTCCATCGGCGTGCACCCACTGCTGCTCATGGTCCCCGGCACCGTCGGCGCGCAGCTGTCGTACCTGCTGCCCACCGCAACGCCAGGGAACGTCGTCGGGTTCGGCACCGGCTACATCACCATCAAGGACATGGTGGTCACTGGAATGCCAATAAAACTCGTCGGCATCGCAGCTCTCACGATACTACTGCCAACGTTAGGTAAATTATAAAACTGCCAACTCCTGCCAACTCTCTTGTGCTTATTTCTTATCTTCCTTGTTATGCAGGTTCTCTGGTTTTTGGCATGGATTCGAAAATGTAGGAACTTGGACGGCCAACATTTATCAGGCTCATTATGATACGTGGGATTTATTTCTAATCCTGCAGGAATTGAGCTGGTTCCTATCATCCTATGAATGGAACTCTTGCAGATTTTAGTTCATGTGTTCGTTTGGAACATTTCACTATGTAGACTGTAGGCTGTCCCTTTTTAGATAAAGAGACTGTAGGCAGTCTAGACGTTAGTCTGGTACTTGTAAAGTGTTCAGGCTGTACAGTTCATCAGTTTCATTGCCTCAGGAAGAAAATGAGGTTGTATTGTCTTGATTGTGTATTCCTTGCTTCAGTTCCGAGTTAGAGATTTGTACGCAAATGATTTCATATGTACAGATGAGATTTACTATATCTTATCTCCCTGACTTGCAGCGTAGTACATTCCAAACAATGCCTTTTTTCAATTGGAACCTTTTCGTGTCAGCTTGCTAATTCCAGAGGTGGCATGAACGTTATCCAGCTTAGCAAGTTAACAGTCAGCAGAGTAATCTTATCCACTACCCTAAGTCCACATACAAAGCTGACGGCCTATACAGAGAATATTCTTGTGTTCTGCTGGTTAtaacttaggtcttgtttagtttttttttttatgaaaaaattttaagtgcggtagtatttttgtttgtatttggtaattattgatcaatcataaattaattagacttaaaaaattcgtttcgtgaattatagacaaattataaaattattttttttattttatctatatttaatagttAAAAACtagaaatttttttgaattttgagacgaactaaacaaggccttaactacTACTATGCGTTCGAACCCTCTCAAGTTTTGTTCGTCTAGACTTGTCACCGAAAAGTGTTTCTCTGCACCGGACAGGGAAAGGCTAGCCCCAACGCGACATCGTGTAGTGCTGCTTGTCTCAGGCTCCACATATGGTCCTGCTCACCGTGTCACTTGGAAGTTGGAACGGTAGTCTAGCAGATGAGCAGAGCCTTGCAGAGGCAGCATTGCTCTCATCTGACAAAAAGTTGAGCCAACACCTGAAGTGGTTTTGGAGAAAGactccctttttcttttttttttcttttttttggattgataaaattttcttttgttataaaattctcTGGTATAATTTGGCTCGCAACATTTTGGGAATTATAGCAGCGAATCTTAAGTTCTTAACACAATGGCCCCCAAATTTTCGGCCCAGCGATGCACACCGACTAGGGGCCCTAGGTCCCGGCCCAAATCTTTTCAGTTTGTACAGAAAATCCAAATCGATAGGGCGACGGCCAGGAAAGAGCGCGCGGTTCCGTTTCCCGCGGCCTGGCGACCGATCCCATCACCCCACGGGCCGCGCAGCTGCGGCCTGCGGCCGCCGCGAGCCGTTCCCGGCCGTGCGCTGCACGCCGGTCGCCGGCACCATAGCTGGCAGCAGGTTCTGCTGCTATTCTTGCTAGCCAACTTGCTCACACCGTCTCGCTATCGCGGTGGAGCCCTGGGCAGGCCGGACCAGACACGCGAGCACGGGATCTTCCCTCGTCGCCTGAATTATTGTATCGGCCGACGTCGACGGCAACCACCAAACCGATCACGACCGGGATGGCACGTCCGGTGCGTAGCCCTCAGCGTACACTGTCCACAAATTGTATAACGTTACTCTGCGTAGACAGACATCTGTTCAGTGTTTTCTAGGCTCTCATAGCTTACCATGTATGCACCGTTCGAATTTCCACGGAAGGCGTGAGAAAGTGCGCAGATCAAAAGATTCGGATAAATCTACGTGGCATTTGCAGCTCTGCACTGCACCAATGCCCGCGGAAGAAGATCAGTGTTCgtttggccgataagatataACAGAAAATACTATtgtctgatttattatgaaagaGAAATActacttaggtcttgtttggatgcagtcggattcgcatcaatccatatgtatttgggtggattggagtggaacttgaactaaattccacccaaatccattccaacacatgtggattgagttgAATCCAAAAACATCCAAACAAAACTTTAATGGTTGATCGATTCGGACCCCATGGTAGAAGGCTGGACTGGACAGAACGCCTGCGCTTCGCCCACGTCGTGAGTCGTGACAAAGGCCAGGGCCCACGCAGCCACTGCCCCGCGACGGCGACCCGTTGCCGCGGCCCTGAACTTGTGGCGAGGAGGCAGGACACAGGGCCGACCACGACACCAATCGTTCGTTCGGGCGGAACGTGCATTCAGTACCATAAAAAAAAACCGTCGCAAAAAGCAATTGGAACTTTCTTATTAGTAGTATGTATATGTACTTCGATACTGTTTTGACCTTGGAAACGCCAAGGATCGATCACCTGATGAATGATCCAGGCTGAATCGTCAGGAGTACTACAGGGAGAAACGGCAGACGGCTGCTTCCATTTGACGTCATCCCGTAGGCAAGCACGGCTGCTGGTGGCCAGTGTGTAAGTGCAATGCATCGCCAAGTAAGGACCGAACAAAGTCAGGctttgtgtatatatataatgtaaCGTGCCGGACTTTCATCAGACGTGAACCATTACGCAAACACAGTTCGCATGGCCTGACACGTGCACAGATACTATCATCGGAAGTTCGGAACAGCTCCAGCAGGGATTACGCGACACACGCCTGCCACGACCGGAAACATAACGTCCTGGACACGAATACGACAAGACCAATTACGTGTTGCCACACCGGTCCGAGAAAAGGCTCGGTTCAGTCGGAACCTTAACTAAACCAAACACGCCGGTTGCTCAATCGACCGGACACGCGGCGCCGGTCGCCCGTCGCCCGTCGCCGTCCCTAGCGATAGCGAGTTGTGAAAATATCACGTGCCGCACGTCGTGCGTGGAGACATCGGCAGGTGCGTGGAAAAGTCCACGGAATGTCGACATGGCCCGGCCCCGGCCTCGGGCGGCCTGGCGGCTGGCCGTGCGCGCGCAGGTCGCCGCGTGCACGGTGCACCAACCGTGTCCGTGGCCACCTCTTGGGTTTGTCAAGGGCTAGGCAAGCGAGCATTTGCGGAGGCGTGAGGCCAGCGGACACGGCGGCGTCGCCGGCAGGAGTCTTATCCGGTTTCAAGATGGGCGTGGGCCCGTGCTGATCTGGACGCCAAATCGGCGCCACACACTGTTTAAACATTGTTGGGGGTGGCGTAGGAGCCAGCGGAGAAAGTGCATGTCTTTGTACTAAACTATTTCTCCATCTAAGCATTATTTGACGTGGCATGTCGTGGCACACGCTCATCTTGGACCGCCTTTTCTCGCTtgactaaggctttgtttaaatTCATAATCTAATAATAATTAGCTACTTAATGACTCTTATCTAATACGTATTAGCTAGTTAACTATTAGCTATCTATTAGCTAGAGGATGTTTGGATAcacaactaataaaaaaactactAAAACAACTATTATTATTTGATTTAGTCCAAGTAGTAAGATAGTTATTATTTAGAGATCCTAACAATTAGCTATTTTTATTAACTGCACCTGTTTGGGTCTAAAGGATAATTATTAACAAATAGCTATTATATATAGGATCCAAACAGAGCCTCAAACCATTGTTTGTTTGGTAAAAAAAGACATGGAGACTGCTGCTGTACCCTTCCAGGTGTAAATAAAATGGCCACAAGAACTTTTTTGAAAACTTTAATGGCCACAAGAACTCACAGCAATACTTTCGTTTTCTTAATTGTTTTCTGTTCCCGCGCCTATAAAAGGAGCCAAACTTTTTGGACACCACATTCCAACAAGCAAAAGCAAACCTGTGACGGCTGCAGAGCACCGGCAAGGTTTTGTTACCGCGATTTTCCTGGGCCATGGATCCACGGCACGGCGGCTACTGGGAGAGCTCCTCGGAGGACGTGACGAGGCCGCTGCTGCCGACGCACGACGAGGACAGGCCGACGACGACGGGGGAGCTCTCCTCCTGGTCAGGGCTCCGGACGCTGCTCGCCAGCAAGTACCTGGCGGTGGCGTCGGGGCCGGCTGCGTGCGCGCTGATCTGCGCGCTGGTGGACCTCGGCGGGCACCCCGCGGCGCGCAACATGCTCGGGGTGCTGGCCTGGGTGTTCCTCTGGTGGATCACGGACGCCGTGCCGCTCGCCGTAGCGTCCATGGCGCCGCTGTTCCTCTTCCCGGCGTTCGGCATCTCCTCCTCCGACGCAGTCGCCAAGGCCTACATGGACGACGTTATCTCCCTCGTCCTCGGCAGCTTCATCCTCGCGCTCGCCATCGAGCACTACAGCATCCACCGTCGCCTTGCCCTCAACGTACGTTCGCTGTGCGCCGCGCGCGCTCGCGCCTTTTGCATGCCGATGAAATCAACGACCAGCCAGAGTTTCTCGATACGTGTGTAACATTGTCGCGCTGTTGCTCGTTCCGTTCCGACGCGCAGATCACGGCGCTGTTCTGCGGGGACCCGGTGAAGCCgcacctgctgctgctgggcaTCTGCGGCACGACCGCGTTCATCAGCATGTGGATCCACAACACGCCGTGCACCGTCATGATGATGCCGGTGGCGACGGGGATCCTGCAGCGGCTGCCGCGCGGCGAGCTGGAGGGCGGCTCGAGCTCGGATGCCCGCGTGGTCCAGCGGTTCTCCAAGGCGGTGGTGCTTGGCGTCGTGTACGCGTCCGCGGTCGGCGGGATGGCCACGCTGACGGGCACCGGCGTGAACATCATCCTGGTGGGGATGTGGTCCACCTACTTCCCTGAGCAGGACCCCATCACCTTCAGCAGCTGGATGGCCTTCGGGCTCCCCATGGCGCTCATCCTGTTCGTGGCGCTCTGGGCCACGCTCTGCCTCATGTACTGCTCCAAGAACACCGGGAGCGCGCTCTCCGCTTACCTCGACAGGAGCCACCTCAGAAGGGAGCTCAGCTTGCTTGGTAGGTTCTTCACTGGCTGTTGGCCTGCTCTGCTTGACTCACAAGAGCAATGTCTGGCATGTTCGCTAACGGTCCGATTGATCAACGTCCAATGTGCAGCTTTCCCTGTGAAGGATGGAATATTCTAATTTAGCCACGATTTACTATTGATTGTTTATTTTCTTTGAAAGTTACTGAAGCATTAAAACAGAGCTGATGATTgccttcagttttttttttgatggGTCTCCATCTTGATTTATGACAGGTCCAATGGCATTTGCTGAGAAGATGGTTTTGGCCGTCTTTGGGGTAAGTTCCTGTGCCAGTTCAGATTTTATTAGGGTTATTATTGTATCTAAATCTCAAAGGATTCAGTGACTAATTCGTGCAGGGTCTCATCGTGCTCTGGATGACCAGGAGTCTGACAGACGACATCCCTGGGTGGGGAGTCCTCTTCGATGGCAAAGTTGGGGATGGAACGGTCACTGTGAGTAGCCCAAAGAATCCACAACTTTTGATCGACTTTGCTACGTGAGCTCATCGGGCACAAACTTGCAAATAACGCATGTGTGCAGATCATGATGGCGACACTGCTCTTCATCATCCCGAGCGGCAAGAACGACGGCGAGAAGCTCATGGACTGGGGCAAGTGCCGGAAGCTGCAGTGGAACATCATCCTGCTCCTCGGCGCGGGCTTCGCCATCGCCGACGGGTTCAAGGCGAGCGGCCTGACGGACATCCTCTCCGAGGCGCTGGGCTTCCTGCGCGGCGCGCCGGTGCTGGCGGTCGCGCCCGTGGCCTGCGTCTTCAGCGGCGTCATCACGGAGTTCACCTCCGACGACGCCACCACCACGCTGGTGCTGCCGCTGCTCGCCGAGCTGGGCAAGTCCATCGGCGTGCACCCGCTGCTGCTCATGGTCCCCGGCGCCGTCGGCGCGCAGCTGTCGTACCTGCTCCCCACGGGGTCCCCCGGGAACGTCGTCGGGTTCAGCACGGGCTACATCACCATCAGGGACATGGTGGTCACCGGAACGCCGCTGAAAATCGTCGGCGTCGCAGCTCTGACGATCCTGCTCCCAACATTGGGTAATGATGAACTGAACTCTTACATCATAGTACATTTGCTTGCAGGTCTCAGATGGTGTAACAGAAAATGAACTCATTCCTTGTCTCTGTTGGTGTGATGCAGGTTCTCTGGTTTTTGGCATGGCATAGCAGTCTTAGGAGCTTGCACAGGATACGATCAGATGTTTTGCAATACTCGGTCGTAAACTGCAGGTTTAAAACCATTGGACAATTagcctactactagtactagtatGTTCATCAAGCTGTACAGTGCGTCGTCAGTGCCATTGCGTCTCATGCATTGGCCCAAGGAGGATTCGGGGTCATAATTAATTGTTCAGCTATGAGTCCGGATAGATATTTTTagttaaagattcgatatgcatTCATGCATATCTGGAATTTGTATAGTATACTAGTATCCTCTTGTAATTTCAATTCGTTGCAATTTTCTCTACCTTTGTCACtgactctagagatttcttcttcttctcctgaaCCATCTGAAGAATAACAGGAAACACAAGAATTCAGGATAGAGGTGGTTGCCTGCCAAACCTAATGATTGATCTCTGATGATTGCGCTCTCTCGCTAGCAAATAGAAAAGTCAAAAGATGGGTAGCGAATTGCAGATCGATCCAAAGGTATCTTTTCAATTGGAACCTTAGCCTATCAATGCCAGAAATGGCATGAAGCTTAAGCTTATCCCGTTTGGCAGTGGCTAGCGAGCATCATCATCAAAGTAATCATATTCCACTCCGCATGTCAAAACATGTTAGCTGACTGAGGTTTTGCTGTGTTCTATCTGGAGCTTGGTATATgatctttttttattatttttttgggAAGGAGCGTGGTATATGAACATGTTTTGTGGAAAGGGCAGGCCTCGAACACAAGGAATTCGGGTTTCGGGATGAAGAGACTAGAGACCTGGAGAAATGGCTCAAAATCGGGGGCCTGAACTAGGCGGCCCAGCCACTGGACTCGAGACGAGAGTACTCGGAAAGTCCGACCCACACCGTTTGATATAAGAATGCCGGCCCATCCAGTCCTGTTTCTTTGATTCAATCCATCCAGTTGCCAGAGCCCCCGCGCCCCGGCCCATGCCGATCGATCGACGCTTCTTGTCTCGCGCCAGTCTCGCTCTTGCACAATCCTTCCCGGGCCCCGCCGATCTGCGGGGGTTCTTCCCGTTCCGATTCATCTCTGCAGCTGCACAGCGCCGACGGAGGAAGCACGCTGCCTCAGTGCAGGGAGTGCTGTATGTACTCGCATCACATCCTACCCACTTGAAATTAATAAGTACCAACTCGATCATCAGACGCAGCACGGCCGCGAATTGATTCGATTCACATGAGCAACCGATTTGTACTGTACTGTCTCGCTGGCCCGCCTGGGAGGAAACGTGGCTGGATTGCGActcgagggagagagagagagagcgagcgAGAGCGGCGCCCTGTCCTCTATCTAGGTCGGGACGGGAGGTGGATGGGATCGGGACCGATCGAGCATGGACAGCGCCACTTTTCTCCCTTCCCTTGCCCCCCCCGTCCGGCCCGCCGGCCAACCACATCACTGTTGGACGCATCACACCACCACGCCTAACGCCTTGTTCTCTGGCCACTATTCCGCATTCAATTCCCCGCACTGCTGCCGAGTTATTGCTTATACCTTGAACCCACTCTGTCTGCCTCGGATCCTCTACACCCCAGCCGAACATTCCCCATCCATCCCGATGCATGCACGGTTGCGACCGATCAATCAACATTAAAAACACGGAAGAAACCACAGGCAGCCCTGTTCTAGTTGGAATTGCCGGCCGGGCAGACGCTGCCGTCAAGCACATGGTTAGACGACGGTGAGCTCTTGAACAAACTTAAGTTACGGCGCCAGTACGTTCCTGCAGACGTACGTACAGTACAGAAATAGACGCCGGCCGGAAGGCCCGATCGCGCACGCACGCAGGTACGGGGTGAAGCTCCCCGTCCCCGGCCAGCCATGAATTTGGGATCGATCGATCCGTGTGTCGTTGTGCCTCCACCCGGACCAATTACCCTTTAAATCCCCACCGGCTAACACACGGTGCTGAGGCCACCAGCTGCTTTAATTAATTGGAACAGGCCAACACGGTGATGCCGGCCCGCCTGCGCCACCTAGCTACACGCGATCGATGTCGTCACGAGCGCGCATGTTCGCTTGTATTTTCAGTCTCGTAGCTTTTTACAGACAAGCGAACAAAGTACCTGCATCAGCATTCGATGATCAAAAACTACTGCTCCGTTACCGgctatagtatatatatatgtgtggtgCCAACGCGAAATTATGGTTATAAGAGCCTACGTAGCACCTTAAATCCTAAGATTTGGTTTTCAGTTTGAGCGAATATTTTAGGACTTAGGCGTTTTGCTTTTAGTTTTAGACAACGATGCTTCCGTCGACAGCGAGATGTCTGTAGTAACTACAACAATCTCGAGGATTTGCCGGTATAAAGTCTTTGAAGATGCTCATAAGGATAGAGTTTACTTGTGTACGTGTATATGCATCATGAGTCTGAGTTGTATTGTGTAATTGCAAGGACTGCATCTATAGGATGACTTTACACAGACTTTATAATCAACTACTCTCCTCATTATAAATTATAAGATGATTTTGGATTTTCTGGTCCATGTTTGCTGTTTTGCGCGTGATCCAATAAGACATCAAGCAAACATGATCTTACTGGATTCATTATATTCAATATGTTTGCAATGTTTATTACGGTGTTCATCATGTTTACTGCCACAAATAGACCGTGCAATCACATATGTGATATCATAATTTTTTAGCTATTTTCTAAACTAAATGTTGCCAAAATTTACTTAAATATCTGACATGACATCCATACGGTTTGCAAGCCGACACTTttactaaaaaaatatatgGAAATATAGTATTTCAAATCAATAACTAGAGGagcctagaactagaagaaactAGCTAGGTGGCATATAATAATCTACATGATTGAAGTTCTCATATTGATGGTTTAATTGAAACAGTACAAGCACACAGTTAAGTTGTAAGCGTGTACTACTGTTAGAGTCCCTCTAAATCTGAATGTTCAACACTTCATTTCCTAGCcacaaagcagcagcagcagcagcatgcatGAATAACTACAGCCAGCCATACTGCTTAAATTTTCAGAAGCACAATTAAGGCACTTCTAATTGGGAGTCATGAATGTAGAATTGTTTGAAGAACAAAACTGTACTACTACCTGTAGATCAACTGGATTATTTATTCCAAGATTCCCCGGGCTTAATCTCCACATCAATCTACAGAAATTGCAAGGACCATCTAAATAAATCAGAACAGTGTGGCTTGCAGCTGGTAAAGGCCGCCTCTATGGTACAGTGCGCGCTTTGAATGCTGGGTTTGAATTAATACACAATTATTGGGCCCATTGCTCTGTCAAGTATCAAGTTGCTTCTTTTTTGCTCTATACTAGGAAAATGTAGGGCATGCATAATTTTTGGATGAAAAAAGAAGAGTGACAAACATATATACGTACCCTCTCTCCGGTTACAAATA encodes:
- the LOC8064842 gene encoding tonoplast dicarboxylate transporter, producing the protein MDPRRACWESSTEDVTRPLLLPVHDDRRPAGAGRRWCSALRSSVLANKYLAVASGPLACALISALRVGDLGGHPAARNMLGVLAWVFLWWITDAVPLGVASMVPLFLFPAFGISSADAVAKAYMDDVISLVLGSFILALAIEHYGIHRRLALNITSLFCGDPVKPHLLLLGICGTTVFISMWIHNTPCTVMMIQVTTGILQRFPRDQLDGGGGADARELQWFSKALVLGIMYASTIGGMATLTGTGANIILVGMWSTYFPEQRPITFSSWMSFGLPMTLVLFVALWVTLCLKYCTNNTGRVLSAYLDRNHLRRELSLMGPMAFAEKMVLAVFGALIVLWMTRSLTDDIPGWAVLFDGRVGDGTVTIMMATLLFIIPSGKNDGEKLMDWGKCRKLQWHIILLLGAGFAIADGFKSSGLTDILSSGLGFLKGAPALAIAPVACIFSGLITEFTSDDATTTLVLPLLAELGKSIGVHPLLLMVPGTVGAQLSYLLPTATPGNVVGFGTGYITIKDMVVTGMPIKLVGIAALTILLPTLGSLVFGMDSKM
- the LOC8055864 gene encoding tonoplast dicarboxylate transporter, with amino-acid sequence MDPRHGGYWESSSEDVTRPLLPTHDEDRPTTTGELSSWSGLRTLLASKYLAVASGPAACALICALVDLGGHPAARNMLGVLAWVFLWWITDAVPLAVASMAPLFLFPAFGISSSDAVAKAYMDDVISLVLGSFILALAIEHYSIHRRLALNITALFCGDPVKPHLLLLGICGTTAFISMWIHNTPCTVMMMPVATGILQRLPRGELEGGSSSDARVVQRFSKAVVLGVVYASAVGGMATLTGTGVNIILVGMWSTYFPEQDPITFSSWMAFGLPMALILFVALWATLCLMYCSKNTGSALSAYLDRSHLRRELSLLGPMAFAEKMVLAVFGGLIVLWMTRSLTDDIPGWGVLFDGKVGDGTVTIMMATLLFIIPSGKNDGEKLMDWGKCRKLQWNIILLLGAGFAIADGFKASGLTDILSEALGFLRGAPVLAVAPVACVFSGVITEFTSDDATTTLVLPLLAELGKSIGVHPLLLMVPGAVGAQLSYLLPTGSPGNVVGFSTGYITIRDMVVTGTPLKIVGVAALTILLPTLGSLVFGMA